TGGGTAGCGGCCAGGGCAAAGCTGCCGCACTCAATGCCGGTAACAAAACTGCGCAGTGCGTCGAGGTCGAGCGTCGGGGGAAGCTTGTTCATAATCGTCCTGAAATGCGGGATGGTGCGCCGCATATAATTTGATTTTCAGGATGAAAATATGACGCCAGAATCGCCTTACTGTCAATGCGGAGAGAACACGATGGCGAAATCACTCACTTCTGAAACCCTGAGCCACGTCGCGCCGAAACTGGCCGAGCTGAGCCAGGAGGTGCTTTTCAATGATATCTGGAAACGCGACGCGCTCTCCCCGCGCGATCGCAGCCTGATTACTCTCGGTGCCCTGACGGCGCTGGGCCGGGTACAGCAGCTGCCCTGGCATATCGACTTCGCGCAGCAAAACGGCCTGAGCCGGGACGAAATCACCGAAGTCTTTACCCATCTGGCGTTCTACGCCGGCTGGCCTGCGGCGGTCTCCGCCCTCGGCTGCCTGGAAGAGGAGTGATCCCGATGCCCTTCACCCGTATTTCCCTGCGTCCGGGATACAGCGACGCACAGATAGCGCAGATCTCCGACATCCTACAGCAGTGCCTGGAGGCAGAATTCGCGGTTCCGCCGGGGGATCGCTTCCAGATTTTTGAGAAGATCCCGGCCACGCGGCACCTGTTCGACCGGCACTATAAAAGCGGCGGGCGCAGCGACAATTTTATTCAGTTTCACATTCTGGCGGGCAAGCCCCGCTCGTTTGCGCAGAAGCAGAACCTCTGCCGCAGGCTGTGTGAAGAGTTGCACCGGGCGCTGAATATTCATCCGGATGACGTTATGGTGATGATCCAGTTCAACACCGCCGATGAGTGGAGCTTCAGCCAGGGACGAATGCTGTCGGAGGAGGGGTTTTCGCATCGACTACATGGCGAGTGAATTTATGAATCAATTGCCGCCATTGTTAAGGCTTTTTATTACGCGTCCGTTTTACTGGCGCGTTTTTTTTCGTGTCATAAATTTTGAATATAAGATAGACGGTTGAATGTGTTATTTAAATACATTCCTGAATGATTTCTTATATTTAATTTAATGTATGAAGTGCCCCGGAAGTGATTGCCTGAGTGATATACATTTTTCGTTCGAATACTATTCTCAAGGCATGACGATATGTATTATCCAGAGTCTGTAAGATGGCCGAAAACGGAAGAGGGCGGGTTGAGGCGCTTAAGGCTCGGCGAGATCAACTTAGCCAGTACACTATACGGTTACAGCATTCATTATCATAAGGTCTGGATCCATCGCGAAAGTTATCTTCCATTTAATCTGCAAGATCCCGACCGGGCTATGGCCCCAAATGGTGAAATGTGGTTTCGGTCAGAAAAATATGAACATGATTTTTCTGCGACCGCAGATGGAAAAAGACCTAAAGCACAGCATCTTTTCCTGCATGAAATGATGCATGTCTGGCAGCACCAGCGCGGCATGTGGGTTCGAATGCGCGGTGCATTTTCATGGATGGCGAATTATACCTACAGCCTGGATAAGGCAAACCTGCTCGATTACGGTCTGGAGCAGCAGGCCTCTATTGTGAGCGATTACTGGTTATTGAAACATTATGGATTTCAGGGCAACGAATATCTACATGATTACAGCGATTACGATCCCTCAGAACCCTTTTTGGCATTAATGCGTAAATATGAAAAGGTATTAGGGAGTTTTCCAGGATGAAAACGTTATTTATTATTCCTTTGATCGTCTTACTCACGGGATGCCCCGGTAAAGGAAAAGAGGGTGCCCAATACGGAGAAAGGAGAGCTATCTATATTGAGGGCGATCGCATCTGCTTTACACTGGATAAAAAGGATGTACTTGAAAGCTACAGTCTGGTAACCAGTCGGAATGTGTCTTATGAATTAATCAATAACTATTCCTCAAAGTTGCGTTACCCTGACACTTGCTTTACCGTTAATTTGGAAAAAGCAGTTGTCTACGGGGTAGACTATATAATAAACCAAAAAATTTATTATTACTCTTTCATCATTGATAATGACGGGCAGATCCTGGATTTAGGTGGAAGTGCCGTATGCCCTTATCCGAGTAAGGTTTCTGAAAAATCATGCATGAACAGAGAAAATCAAAACCTTCATTTTGGGAAAATGAGGGGGGTATTTATTGACGGGAATCGCGTCTGCTTTAGTGTTAATAAAAAGCAAGTGCTTGGGAATTATGAGTTTTCGTCTGTAGGTAAAGTAAAGAAAATATTGTTAAGTGGTCGTTCAACGCAACTCTCTTATCCGGAGAGCTGCTTTATGGTTGCTTTAGAATATGGTGTCATCTATAGGTTGAATTATACATTAGATAATAATAACTATTATGATGTTTTTATTATAGATAGTTCCGGTAGTATTAAATATTTATGGTGGGATTCAGGGTGTCAGTATATGAGCATTATTCCCTGGAAATGAACGACGCCAATAATGGGGTATGAGGCAGCTACGCCTTCTTTCCCTAAACCAAAAAAACTATCTTAAGTCCAAGGAGTAATTAACCATGTCATTACCTGCCTACCTGTTTCTTTATGATGAAAATGGGATGTTATTAAACGGCGGAAGCCTTGCTCTGGGCCGTGAAGGCGCGGTTGAAGTGATGAGTAGCAGCTATGGCGTCAGCCAACCGGTTGACACGCACACCGGGAGAATGACAGGTACCAGACAGCATGCGCCATACATTATCCATAAACAGGTGAATAAACTGTCTCCTTATCTTGCTATCTGTATTTGTGAGGGGCGGCGACTGCAAAAAGCTGAAATCAAATATTATGAAATCAACGCTGCGGGTATCGAGCGGGAAATCTATCGGGTCACTTTGGAAGGTGTTGTCATCATGTCTGTAAATGCCAATCATACGTATATTCCGGGCACCAATAGCCACAATATGATTGAAACTGTTAGTTTATGTTATAACAGCATTGAGTGGTATTATCTGGACGGCGTAATTAAATATTCTGACGCCTGGTCTAAGCCTGCGCCACAGCAGCAACAAGCTGGTCAATAAAACGAGTATGTGCGCTGGGTTCGTTGCACTAGAAAGCGGGGCAGTAAAGCATATAATAGCCATCTTTCCCGCTCACTCCACGTATAAAGATCTTGAAGACCTAAAGCGCATCACGCATTGCGTGACGCTCACTGGTGCCGTAAGTCGTCACACATCTCCTGTAACTCATTAAACAGTCTTGCCGCATGGAAACCGTCGCACACCGAATGGTGGATCTGAATAGCGAGGGGCAACAATACTTTTCCATCCTGGTTGTAATATTTTCCAAAGGTGAACATCGGCGAGAAAAAGTTCTGCATTTTCGCAATGTTCATATTGAAGTTGGTAAAGGTTACCCAGGGAATCGACGATACGAAAAATATATTCTCCGGTGATTCTCCTTTAGGCCAATAAGCAAGGTTATTACCATAGCGAGCAACGTCTTCTGAATAAACTTCCTGGAAGTGCTGAAGATTGCCATCATACTGACTCCATAATGATGAAAAGGTCTCGGTTTCATTATGGAAAATGGTATAGCTGGGATGCACTTCATTCCAGATGACAAGCTCATTGTTTTTCATGGCCATGCGAAACTCCGCATGCCTGTTCACAATTTTAGCGAGGAGGGAAATAATCGTCGGGTAAAACTTCCAGCCAACCTCTTTGATATGTTTTAGCAGCGCGGTAATGTCCACCAGAACCGTCTGGTTAATTGAGCATTCAGCAAAGGACTGGAATACCTCAAAATGCTCTTTCCTTGCCCAGGTTGATAAGTCAACAGGTGTATATTCTGGCGTTATTTTTTTCATTTTTAACCTTTGTCCGGCAGTGATATATCAGACAGTAGTCTGAGCGTTGTCGTGCTTTATGCAGGTGATTTTCGAAATATCTAATCTGCTGAGTGAGAGGACTCCTCCAGCGCCGGATATTTCGCCACCACCTCATCCGGCCCCAGTTCCCGTCCATCGCTTGCGATCATCGTTAGCCTGCGCAGGGGCTGGCGATCCCGCGCGTCTACCAGCACGGTTCCCGTACCGCCCTCGGCGAACAGGTGCGCGTTCCCCCATTGCGAGAGCGCCAGCAGCACGGTTTGCAGATCGCGGCCTTTTTCGGTCAGCACATACTCCTGCCAGGCGCTGCCGTCGGAAGCGGGTTGCAGCTCCAGGATGCCTTCGTCCACCAGCAACTTCAACCGGGTTGCCAGCATGTTCTTCGCAATGCCGAGGCTTTTCTGAAACTCACCAAAACGCGTAACGCCACTCAGGGCATCGCGCACGATCAGCAGGGACCACCAGTCGCCGATAATATCCAGCGAGCGGGCAACAGGGCAGGGACTCTCTTCCAGACGGGTACGTTTCACGGTGTCTCCTTATTAGCGGTAAGTTTAATTATAAAACCAATCTGCTCCAACGTACAAAGCAAGCCGTCACTTTGCGGGCAGGCTCCAGGTAATTCGTCACAAATCTGTCACACTGTTAACAACAATAAACACGTGAGGAATTAGGGATGAGAAAAGCACTACTCGCTGTCGCCGTGGCGGGCAGCATCGGATTGTCTTGTGGCGTTCAGGCGCAAACCGCGCCGGAAGGGTATCAGCTGGAACAGGTTCTGATCATGAGCCGCCATAACCTGCGTGCGCCGCTGGCTAATAACGGCAGCGTGCTAGAACAGTCGACGCCGGAAAAATGGCCGGAGTGGGATGTGCCCGGCGGGCAGCTCACCACCAAAGGGGGCGTGCTGGAGGTCTATATGGGCCACTACATGCGCGAGTGGCTGGCTGAGCAGGGCCTGGTGACCGCCGGGGAGTGTCCTGCGGCGAACAGCGTCTATGCCTATGCCAACAGCCTCCAGCGCACGGTGGCGACCGCGCAATTCTTCATTACCGGCGCCTTCCCGGGCTGCGATGTGCCGGTGCACCATCAGGAACAGATGGGCACCATGGACCCAACCTTCAATCCGGTGATCACCGACAACTCGCCGGAATTCCGCGAGAAAGCGCTGCAGGCGATGAATAAAGAGCGCGCCGGAATGCAGCTTGATGAGAGCTACAAGCTGCTGGAGCAGATGACCGACTACGACCAGTCGCCGTCCTGCAAAGAGAAACAGGTCTGCTCCCTGACGGAGGCGAAAGACACCTACAGCGCCGAATACCAGAAAGAGCCCGGCGTCTCCGGTCCGCTGAAGGTAGGGAACTCGCTGGTGGACGCCTTCACGTTGCAGTATTACGAAGGCTTCCCGATGGATCAGGTGGCCTGGGGCGAGATCAAAACCGACCAGCAGTGGCGGGTGCTCTCTCAGCTGAAAAACGGCTATCAGGATTCGCTCTTCACCTCCGCGGAGGTGGCGCGTAACGTGGCGAAACCGCTGGTGAAATACATCGACAACGCGCTGGTCACCGACCAGGCGAAAGCGCCGAAAATCACCGTGCTGGTCGGGCATGACTCCAACATTGCCTCTCTGCTGAAGGCCCTCGATTTTAAACCCTATCAGCTACACGGCCAGTATGAGCGCACGCCAATCGGCGGCAAGATCGTCTTCCAGCGCTGGCACGACAAGAGCGGCAACCGCGACCTGATGAAAATTGAGTATGTTTACCAGAGCACGGAGCAACTGCGAAATGCCCAGGTGCTGACGTTAGAAGCCCCGGCGCAGCGCGTCACCCTGGAACTGAACGGCTGTCCGGTGGATGCGAATGGGTTCTGCCCGGTGGAGACGTTTAACACGGTGCTGAATACGGCGGCGAAGTAAGGGGATTTCCTCTCCCTTGAGGGAGAGGAAACAAAGCGTCGGGTGGCGCGTTGCTTACCCGACCTACAGGACCTCATCCCGTAGGCCTGATAAGCGTAGCGCCATCAGGCGCCGCATGCGGTCAGACGTTTTTACGTTCGATGGTCTGCTCGCCCCAGAACAGCGAGTCTTTGTCGGTTTTTTCGAAGGCTAACATCAGCACCTCATCATTACCTTCTTCCCAGATTTTCTCTGCCAGTTTTTCGTCATATTTTGCGACTTCAAAAATCGCCTCGGCGATCTCCGGTGACGTATTACGTAAGCGCGCAAATTCCCCGACGCGATGTGCTTTAGCTTCTTGTGTTGGCATAGTGATCCTCCAGTTGAGAGTTAACCTTTCAGTTTAGCAGCCAGGCCGGCGACATATTCACCCTGGTAGCGGGCGATGTTCAGTTCTGCTTCTGACGGCTGACGCGAGCCGTCGCCACCGGCAATGGTGGTCGCGCCGTAAGGCGTTCCACCGCGAACCTGTGAAATATCAAACAGCTCCTGCGTGCCATAGCCGATCGGCACAATGACCATCCCGTGGTGGGCAAGGGTAGTCCAGGTGGAGGTAATGGTCTGCTCCTGTCCGCCACCGGTGCCGGTTGAGCTGAACACGCTGGCAATCTTGCCGTGTAACGCGTTCTTCACCCACAGCCCGCCGGTTTGATCGAGGAAGGTGCGCATCTGTCCGGCCATGTTGCCGAAGCGCGTCGGGGTACCAAAGATGATCGCGTCGTAATCGCCCAGCTCCTGTGGAGAGGCTTCCGGCGCGTCCTGCGCTTTGCCACCTGCTTTGGCAAAAGCGTCTGCCGGCATGGTTTCCGGCACGCGTTTGATCACTACCTCAACCCCCTCGACTTTCCTGGCGCCGTCCGCCACTGCGTGAGCCATGGTTTCGATGTGTCCGTACATGGAATAGTAGAGCACCAGAATTCTCGTCATTTCGCCTCACTCCTCGCATGATTTTTTTGGCCAGCGGCATGCTGTCCTCATTTAAAGATATGACGTGACAGCGAGACTGCAAATCTGAAGGCCATTTGTTTGATTTTAAACAACAATGCATGTGGGTCTGTCTTCGTAGCAAAATGACACATTTTCCCTATTGTGAATTTCTGGAATGATAAGAAAGGTTTATGGTTCCGTTTCGTCGGGCTTCATACAAAAGGCTGATATCGTATTGCAGGATATTACGATTGGCTGGCTGAATGCCCATGCTCCACTAAGCTTAGGTTCACGCGGCGCAGATAAAGCCACTTTTTTAGCGTCGTCAGGTGGAAGAAACCGCTTTCACTGAATACAGAACGAAATCTTATGTTTCTAACTCTGGAGGTCCGACATGGCAAACCATCGTGGTGGGTCAGGTAATTTTGCAGAAGACCGTGAAAGAGCATCAGCAGCAGGACGTAAAGGTGGCCAGCAGAGCGGGGGTAACTTCAAGAATGACCCTCAGCGCGCATCCGAAGCTGGCAAAAAAGGGGGTAAAAATAGCCATGGCGGTAACAGGAGTAAATAAGTTGTCGCTGTCTGAAGTACGGGTCTCATGACCCCTGGCACCCCCCGCCGCCGGGATACCCGGCGGTTTTTTTGTGCCTGTTATTGAACTGTTATCAAATTCCTCCCACACTAGCGGATTCACTCTTTACCCTGGTGTCCCATGTCCTCCTCTCGTTATGCCTTCTCCATCAAGCCGCAGGAAGCGATCCTGATCCTTATCACCATGTTCTGGGGCGGTACCTTTCTGGCCGTGCAGTACGCCGTGACGCTCAGCGATCCCTTCTTCTTTGTCGGCCTGCGCTTTGCCACGGCGGCGCTGGCGGTGGCGCTGATTTCCCTCAAAACCCTGCGCGGCCTGACCATGACCGAGCTGAAGGCGGGGCTGGCGATAGGGGTGGCGATTGCGATGGGCTACAGCCTGCAAACCTGGGGACTACAGACCATCCCCAGCAGTAAATCGGCCTTTATTACCGCCATGTATGTTCCGCTGGTGCCGCTGCTGCAGTGGCTCTGCCTGCGCCGGATGCCGGGGATGATGTCCTGCATCGGTATCGTGCTGGCCTTTATCGGGCTGATCCTGCTGGCCGGGCCGGAAGATAACCTACTGGCGCTCGGGAAAGGTGAGATCATTACCCTGGTGGGCGCGGTGGCGATTGCCGCCGAGATTATCCTCATCAGCGCCTGGGCCGGAAAGGTGGATGTCAAGCGCGTCACCGTTGTGCAGCTGGCCACCGCCTCGCTGGTGGCGTTTCTGACCATGATCCCGGCCGGGGAATCCGTTCCGCCGATGTCGGCCGGGCTGTGGATCGTGGCGCTCGGGCTTGGGATTTTCAGCGCCATTATTCAGGTGACCATGAACTGGGCCCAGCGCAGCGTCTCCCCGACGCGTGCAACGGTTATCTATACCGGCGAGCCGGTGTGGGCGGGGATCTTTGGCCGTCTGGCCGGGGAGCGTCTGCCGTTGCTGGCTCTGCTGGGCGCCGCCTTTATCATTGCGGGCGTGCTGGTGAGCGAGCTAAAGCTCAAAAGAAAGAATAAGGCGCTGGCGGAAGCCGACAGCGCCTCGCTGGATCAGTCCTGAGGAACCGCTTCGCCCTGCGTCACCCCGGCCATCCGGCGGCTGAGCAGGGCGTTAAGGGCAATCGCGCCGAAAGTGGCCGTGCCGATACCGCCGAGGGTAAAGCCGCCCAGCGAAAGGGCAAAATCACCCGCTCCCAGCACCAGGGTCACGGCGACCATAATCAGGTTACCGTTCTGGCTCAAATCGACATGGTTCTGCACCCAGATCCGCGCCCCGGCCACCGCGATTAACCCGAACACCACTATCGATGCCCCGCCAATTACCGGCGCGGGGATGGTGTGGATCAGCGCGCCAAACTTCGGTGAGAAACCGAGCAGCACGGCAATCACCGCCGCCGCCACGAACACCAGCGTCGAGTAGACTTTGGTCACCGCCATCACGCCGATATTCTCGGCATAGGTGGTCACTCCGCTGCCGCCCACCGAGCCCGACAGCATGGTCGCCAGCCCGTCGCCCACAAACGCCCGGCCCATATACGGGTCCATGTTGCGCCCGGTCATTCCGGCCACCGCCTTCAGGTGACCGAGGTTCTCCGCCACCAGGATCACCGCCACCGGGGCAATCAGCATCATCGCCTGGCCGTTAAAGGTGGGCGAGGTCAGCTGCGGCAGGCCAAACCACGCCGCCTGCTGCACAAGGGCAAAATCCACCGGTTTGCCGAGCCCAAAGAGGCTGGTCACCAGGGCGTAGAGCAGGCAGGCGACGATCAGCCCCACCAGGATCAGCAGCCGCTGAACCATTCCCCGGGTAAACACCGCCACCAGACCGATGCACAGCACCGTCATCACCGCCATCCAGCTGTCAAAGGCCGAGCCGGAAACGCCTTTGACGGCAATAGGGGCCAGGTTCAGGCCAATCGCCATCACCACCGCGCCGGTCACCACCGGCGGCATCAGCCGTTCGATCCAGCGGGTGCCCATCTTCATCACCACCAGCCCAATCACGGTATAGATCGCACCGCAGGCGATGATCCCGCCCAGGGCAACGCTCAGCTGCGGGTTAACCCCCTGGCCGCTGAAGCCGGTGGCGGCAATGACCACCCCGACAAAGGCCGCGCTGGAGCCGAGGTAGCTCGGCACCCGTCCCCCGGTGATGAAAAAGAACAGCAGGGTGCCGATGCCCGACATCAGAATCGACAGGTTAGGATCCAGCCCCATCAGAATGGGCATCAGCACCGTGGCGCCAAACATCGCCACCGCGTGCTGCACGCCCATCACCGCGGTTTGCGCCAGCGGGAGACGTTCATCCGGCGCGACCACGCCGCTTTCTGAGGTCGATTTCAACTGCCAGTGAGGAAAACCGAATAGTGCCATCAGCTGCTCCTTAAGGAGGGTTAACAGGCGGGTCGCATCAGCGCGTGGTATCCGCGGTCAAACCACACCAGGCCCTGCGGCACCGGGTGGCGGGTAATTGCAACGATCTCGCAAAACAGAATGTCGTGAGTGCCGACGCTCACCACCTGGCTAATCCGGCAGTCGAAGGAGGCCAGCGCGTCGTCCAGCCGCGGGCAGCCGGTAGCCCCCGTCTGCCAGTCGGCGGCGGCAAAGCGGTCGGCCATCGGGGTTTTCCCTCCGAACAGATTCGAGAGCGACTCCTGGCCCGCGCTCAGGGTGTTGACGCACAGGGTGCGGTTATCATTAAACACCGGCCATACCGACGCGCCGCGGTTCAGGCACACCAGCAGGGTCGGCGGCGAGTCGGTCACGCTGCACACCGCGCTGGCGGTAAAGCCCGCCTGACCGGCCGGGCCGTCGGTGGTGATAATATTGACCGCCGCGCCGAGACAGGCCATCGCATCCCGAAACGTTTGCTTATCGATGTTCATGGTGGCTCCTTATGCCAGCCCGCAGGCGTCTTCAAAGCTGAGACGGGGCAGACGCCCGTAGAGTTTGCTGGTATCGCCATAGCCGATATTGATCAGCAGATTGCTTTTCAGGCTGCTGCCGGTGAAGAAGGCCGCGTCCACCTTCTCCCGATCGAAGCCGGACATCGGCCCGGTATCCAGCCCCAGCGCCCGGCAGGCGACGATCAGATAGGCCGCCTGCATCGTGCTGTTGCGAAAGGCGGTCTCCTCGGCGAGCTGCGGGCTGGCGGTAAACCAGCTCCGGGCATCCCCGTGGGGAAACAGCTCCGGCAGACGCTCATAAAACACGCTGTCCCAGGCTACAATCGCCGTCACCGGGGCGGTGAGGGTCTTTTGCAGATTGCCGCTGGAGAGCGCCGGGCGCAGCTTCTCTTTGCCTTCCGGGGTGCGGATAAACACCATCCGCGCCGGTGAGCAGTTGGCCGAGGTCGGGCCCCACTTCATCAGGTCGTAAATTTCGCGCAGCGTCTCGTCGCTGACCGGGCGATCCAGCCAGCCGTTGTGGGTTCGCGCCTCGGTAAACAGCGCGTTCTGCGCCGTCGGGTTGATGGCTTCACTCATGGCAACTCCTTTGATAAACGTTCGTGGCGGTGCAGCAGGCTGGCGAGCCCGTTTTGCAGCAGGGCGTTAAACGCCTCCGGCTCGGTCACGTTGCAGGCGTGGCCGCCCCGGGGCATCCGGGTGAAGATGCTGTCGGGCAGGGCGTCGTGCAGCTGCGAAGAGCAGATCGTGGGCACCAGCAGATCGTCGGCGGAACAGATGATCTGCACCGGGCAGCGGACGCGCATGGTCTGGCGACTGTAATCGGCCCGCTTCAGGGCGCTGAGCCTGCGCAGCAGGGTGGTTTTGCCCTGGAAATGCGCGAGGGCCAGCGCCTCTTCGGCCTCCATGCGCGGCTGGCGGGCCGCCATCCAATCCGCCGGATAGAGAAACAGCGGCTGGGCTTCCACCCACGCCTGAGCGCCCCCTGCGTGCAGCAGCCGCTCGCGGATCTGAAAACAGCGCCGGGTATGGGGATGCAGCGCCATCCAGCCGTTGACGCACACCAGCGCGCTGAGTGCGCCGGGGTGATCCACCGCCAGCTGCAGGCCGACAAGCGCCCCCAGAGCATGGCCCACCACGCTGAACTGTGCGATCCCGGCGGCATCCAGCGCCTGCCACAGCTCGTCGGCCATCTGCGCCAGGGTGTAATCCTCCGGCAGCTCGCCGGGATTGTTGCCGGTGCCACGCTGGTCATAGCACACCACCTGATACCCCTGCTCCAGGTCAGCAAGCTGGGGCAGCCAGTAGCTGGCGCTGCCTCCTAATCCGGCGATCAGCACCACAACCGGCGCACCGGCGAAGGGGGGCGGTGAAATGGACAGATTCATGGCAACCTCACGGCGTGATGTGGGCGATGGTGGCGATCTCCACCAGCGCCTCGGGTTTGACCAGCCCGCACTGAATGCAGAAGCGGGCCGGTTTATCACCGGGGAAAAACTCGGCGTAGATTTCGTTAATCGCGGCGTAGTTTTTCCAGTCGGTGATAAAGATGCTGTTGAAGGTCACGTCCTCCATGGTCCCACCCGCCGTTTCGATCACGCGCTGAATGGTCTGCAGCACGTGGCGGGTTTGTGCCTTTGGGTCATCGGGGAAGACCACGTTGTTCTGCGCATCGAACGGCAGGGTGCCGGAGACGTAGACCACGCCGTCCGCCAGGGTACCGGGAACGAATGGGGCAATCGGGGTGCTGGTGCCCGGGGGGATAATCACAGATTTCGGCATTGGCTTGCTCCTCAGGCTATACGGGCATACGCGG
This DNA window, taken from Leclercia adecarboxylata, encodes the following:
- a CDS encoding carboxymuconolactone decarboxylase family protein, which codes for MAKSLTSETLSHVAPKLAELSQEVLFNDIWKRDALSPRDRSLITLGALTALGRVQQLPWHIDFAQQNGLSRDEITEVFTHLAFYAGWPAAVSALGCLEEE
- a CDS encoding tautomerase family protein; protein product: MPFTRISLRPGYSDAQIAQISDILQQCLEAEFAVPPGDRFQIFEKIPATRHLFDRHYKSGGRSDNFIQFHILAGKPRSFAQKQNLCRRLCEELHRALNIHPDDVMVMIQFNTADEWSFSQGRMLSEEGFSHRLHGE
- a CDS encoding type IV secretion protein Rhs, with amino-acid sequence MYYPESVRWPKTEEGGLRRLRLGEINLASTLYGYSIHYHKVWIHRESYLPFNLQDPDRAMAPNGEMWFRSEKYEHDFSATADGKRPKAQHLFLHEMMHVWQHQRGMWVRMRGAFSWMANYTYSLDKANLLDYGLEQQASIVSDYWLLKHYGFQGNEYLHDYSDYDPSEPFLALMRKYEKVLGSFPG
- a CDS encoding putative T6SS immunity periplasmic lipoprotein, giving the protein MKTLFIIPLIVLLTGCPGKGKEGAQYGERRAIYIEGDRICFTLDKKDVLESYSLVTSRNVSYELINNYSSKLRYPDTCFTVNLEKAVVYGVDYIINQKIYYYSFIIDNDGQILDLGGSAVCPYPSKVSEKSCMNRENQNLHFGKMRGVFIDGNRVCFSVNKKQVLGNYEFSSVGKVKKILLSGRSTQLSYPESCFMVALEYGVIYRLNYTLDNNNYYDVFIIDSSGSIKYLWWDSGCQYMSIIPWK
- a CDS encoding Hcp family type VI secretion system effector; its protein translation is MSLPAYLFLYDENGMLLNGGSLALGREGAVEVMSSSYGVSQPVDTHTGRMTGTRQHAPYIIHKQVNKLSPYLAICICEGRRLQKAEIKYYEINAAGIEREIYRVTLEGVVIMSVNANHTYIPGTNSHNMIETVSLCYNSIEWYYLDGVIKYSDAWSKPAPQQQQAGQ
- the catA gene encoding type A chloramphenicol O-acetyltransferase, yielding MKKITPEYTPVDLSTWARKEHFEVFQSFAECSINQTVLVDITALLKHIKEVGWKFYPTIISLLAKIVNRHAEFRMAMKNNELVIWNEVHPSYTIFHNETETFSSLWSQYDGNLQHFQEVYSEDVARYGNNLAYWPKGESPENIFFVSSIPWVTFTNFNMNIAKMQNFFSPMFTFGKYYNQDGKVLLPLAIQIHHSVCDGFHAARLFNELQEMCDDLRHQ
- a CDS encoding winged helix-turn-helix transcriptional regulator: MKRTRLEESPCPVARSLDIIGDWWSLLIVRDALSGVTRFGEFQKSLGIAKNMLATRLKLLVDEGILELQPASDGSAWQEYVLTEKGRDLQTVLLALSQWGNAHLFAEGGTGTVLVDARDRQPLRRLTMIASDGRELGPDEVVAKYPALEESSHSAD
- the agp gene encoding bifunctional glucose-1-phosphatase/inositol phosphatase, with amino-acid sequence MRKALLAVAVAGSIGLSCGVQAQTAPEGYQLEQVLIMSRHNLRAPLANNGSVLEQSTPEKWPEWDVPGGQLTTKGGVLEVYMGHYMREWLAEQGLVTAGECPAANSVYAYANSLQRTVATAQFFITGAFPGCDVPVHHQEQMGTMDPTFNPVITDNSPEFREKALQAMNKERAGMQLDESYKLLEQMTDYDQSPSCKEKQVCSLTEAKDTYSAEYQKEPGVSGPLKVGNSLVDAFTLQYYEGFPMDQVAWGEIKTDQQWRVLSQLKNGYQDSLFTSAEVARNVAKPLVKYIDNALVTDQAKAPKITVLVGHDSNIASLLKALDFKPYQLHGQYERTPIGGKIVFQRWHDKSGNRDLMKIEYVYQSTEQLRNAQVLTLEAPAQRVTLELNGCPVDANGFCPVETFNTVLNTAAK
- a CDS encoding YccJ family protein is translated as MPTQEAKAHRVGEFARLRNTSPEIAEAIFEVAKYDEKLAEKIWEEGNDEVLMLAFEKTDKDSLFWGEQTIERKNV
- the wrbA gene encoding NAD(P)H:quinone oxidoreductase is translated as MTRILVLYYSMYGHIETMAHAVADGARKVEGVEVVIKRVPETMPADAFAKAGGKAQDAPEASPQELGDYDAIIFGTPTRFGNMAGQMRTFLDQTGGLWVKNALHGKIASVFSSTGTGGGQEQTITSTWTTLAHHGMVIVPIGYGTQELFDISQVRGGTPYGATTIAGGDGSRQPSEAELNIARYQGEYVAGLAAKLKG
- a CDS encoding general stress protein, which gives rise to MANHRGGSGNFAEDRERASAAGRKGGQQSGGNFKNDPQRASEAGKKGGKNSHGGNRSK
- a CDS encoding DMT family transporter, with translation MSSSRYAFSIKPQEAILILITMFWGGTFLAVQYAVTLSDPFFFVGLRFATAALAVALISLKTLRGLTMTELKAGLAIGVAIAMGYSLQTWGLQTIPSSKSAFITAMYVPLVPLLQWLCLRRMPGMMSCIGIVLAFIGLILLAGPEDNLLALGKGEIITLVGAVAIAAEIILISAWAGKVDVKRVTVVQLATASLVAFLTMIPAGESVPPMSAGLWIVALGLGIFSAIIQVTMNWAQRSVSPTRATVIYTGEPVWAGIFGRLAGERLPLLALLGAAFIIAGVLVSELKLKRKNKALAEADSASLDQS
- the rutG gene encoding pyrimidine utilization transport protein G, which codes for MALFGFPHWQLKSTSESGVVAPDERLPLAQTAVMGVQHAVAMFGATVLMPILMGLDPNLSILMSGIGTLLFFFITGGRVPSYLGSSAAFVGVVIAATGFSGQGVNPQLSVALGGIIACGAIYTVIGLVVMKMGTRWIERLMPPVVTGAVVMAIGLNLAPIAVKGVSGSAFDSWMAVMTVLCIGLVAVFTRGMVQRLLILVGLIVACLLYALVTSLFGLGKPVDFALVQQAAWFGLPQLTSPTFNGQAMMLIAPVAVILVAENLGHLKAVAGMTGRNMDPYMGRAFVGDGLATMLSGSVGGSGVTTYAENIGVMAVTKVYSTLVFVAAAVIAVLLGFSPKFGALIHTIPAPVIGGASIVVFGLIAVAGARIWVQNHVDLSQNGNLIMVAVTLVLGAGDFALSLGGFTLGGIGTATFGAIALNALLSRRMAGVTQGEAVPQD
- the rutF gene encoding NADH-dependent FMN reductase RutF, with translation MNIDKQTFRDAMACLGAAVNIITTDGPAGQAGFTASAVCSVTDSPPTLLVCLNRGASVWPVFNDNRTLCVNTLSAGQESLSNLFGGKTPMADRFAAADWQTGATGCPRLDDALASFDCRISQVVSVGTHDILFCEIVAITRHPVPQGLVWFDRGYHALMRPAC